From Deltaproteobacteria bacterium, a single genomic window includes:
- a CDS encoding HAD-IA family hydrolase, translated as MKKISLLIFDLDGTLIDSKADITNCVLWTLRDMGLPSIPDEVIHSYVGNGVRPLIQKSVEAAHGSSFDKAIRIFEGYYRSHLIDKTRPFPGVQETLEHFRSKKMAVCTNKPQYFTEPILSVLKLDHYFMTVIGSGNTFPKKPDPTMIFHLIKEGGCRPEEVVLIGDSRVDIETGKNAGILTCGVTYGFRPAEEVHEANADFVIDSFLKLKSLFE; from the coding sequence ATGAAGAAAATCTCTCTTTTGATTTTCGATCTCGACGGAACGTTGATCGACTCCAAGGCAGATATCACGAATTGCGTCCTGTGGACGCTTCGGGACATGGGACTCCCCTCTATTCCGGATGAGGTGATCCACTCCTATGTGGGAAATGGCGTCCGCCCGCTGATCCAGAAATCAGTGGAGGCGGCCCATGGCTCCAGTTTTGATAAGGCAATCCGCATTTTCGAAGGCTACTACCGCTCCCATCTGATCGACAAGACAAGACCGTTTCCGGGAGTGCAAGAGACGTTGGAGCATTTTCGATCCAAAAAAATGGCGGTCTGCACGAACAAGCCCCAATACTTTACCGAACCGATTTTAAGTGTTTTAAAGCTGGACCATTACTTCATGACAGTCATCGGAAGTGGAAACACCTTTCCCAAGAAGCCGGATCCGACAATGATTTTTCATCTCATAAAAGAAGGCGGGTGCCGACCCGAGGAGGTCGTCCTGATCGGGGACAGTCGTGTCGACATCGAAACCGGGAAAAATGCCGGGATCCTCACCTGCGGAGTTACCTACGGATTTCGTCCTGCAGAAGAGGTTCATGAAGCAAACGCTGATTTTGTGATCGATAGCTTTTTAAAACTCAAGTCTCTCTTTGAATGA
- a CDS encoding phosphoribosylaminoimidazolesuccinocarboxamide synthase: MNRLPDEWSGDPKHWQRRVGGYGDSAKKPRGLAAGSFIANHEEVASIQDQAVIVRKTDPLKIEAVARGYLAGSGFKDYQKTGMICGIKLPKGLREAERLPNPIFTPATKAERGAHDENISFDRAVQVVGGEIAEQVREMSLHLYQEAVKWAEPRGIILADTKFEFGLLDGKLIWIDEALTPDSSRFWPKDSYQVGISPPSFDKQFVRDYLESIHWNKKPPAPSLPNDIIQKTSERYQEALRRLSC; this comes from the coding sequence ATAAACCGGTTGCCGGATGAATGGTCCGGAGATCCGAAGCATTGGCAGAGGAGGGTCGGTGGCTACGGGGATTCCGCCAAGAAACCCCGCGGTCTTGCCGCGGGGAGCTTCATTGCTAACCACGAGGAGGTGGCTTCCATCCAGGATCAGGCGGTCATTGTCCGGAAAACCGACCCTCTGAAAATAGAGGCGGTTGCTCGTGGATATCTTGCCGGCTCCGGTTTCAAGGATTATCAGAAAACCGGGATGATCTGCGGAATCAAGTTACCCAAGGGGCTTCGGGAGGCGGAACGATTACCAAATCCGATTTTCACCCCTGCCACCAAGGCGGAAAGGGGGGCGCATGATGAAAACATCAGTTTTGATCGGGCCGTGCAGGTTGTCGGTGGAGAGATTGCGGAACAGGTCCGGGAGATGAGTCTCCATCTCTATCAGGAGGCCGTAAAATGGGCCGAGCCACGTGGCATCATCTTGGCGGACACCAAATTTGAGTTTGGGCTTCTGGACGGAAAACTGATCTGGATTGATGAGGCGCTCACCCCCGATTCCTCCCGTTTTTGGCCCAAGGACAGTTATCAGGTTGGGATCTCACCACCTAGTTTCGATAAGCAGTTTGTGCGGGACTACCTTGAATCGATTCACTGGAACAAGAAGCCGCCGGCCCCCAGTCTGCCCAATGATATTATTCAGAAGACCTCTGAGAGGTATCAGGAGGCACTTCGCCGTCTGAGTTGTTAA
- a CDS encoding inorganic phosphate transporter has protein sequence MPEPASLLVIVLVTIAALSFDFINGFHDAANSVATVVSTRVLSPKVAVAWAAFFNFAALFVFNVHVAQTIGKGVVDPSVMNVAVVFSGLMGAIVWDLLTWWWGLPTSSSHALVGGFVGAAITKAGPSCLIASGLIKIGIFILIAPMMGFILGFIVMSLVNLLFYHSSPSRVDRHFRRLQLVSAGLYSLGHGGNDAQKTMGVIAILLFSTGYLGDKFYVPIWVIVVCHAAIALGTMFGGWRIVKTMGMKVTKLQPVGGFAAETAAAATLFLATFGGIPVSTTHTITGAIMGVGSTKRLTAVRWGVVDSIFLAWIFTIPASAVVGALVYGLTRLFY, from the coding sequence ATGCCTGAACCTGCTTCTCTTCTCGTCATCGTTCTTGTTACAATCGCTGCTTTGTCGTTTGATTTCATCAACGGTTTTCATGATGCGGCAAATTCCGTTGCGACCGTTGTTTCTACGAGGGTTCTTTCACCGAAAGTAGCTGTTGCCTGGGCCGCCTTTTTTAATTTTGCTGCCCTCTTCGTCTTTAATGTTCATGTGGCACAAACGATTGGAAAGGGAGTCGTTGACCCCTCTGTCATGAATGTCGCTGTCGTTTTTTCCGGTCTCATGGGGGCGATTGTGTGGGACCTCCTGACATGGTGGTGGGGGCTCCCTACCTCAAGTTCCCACGCGCTCGTGGGTGGATTTGTAGGGGCGGCGATTACCAAGGCTGGTCCCTCCTGCCTGATTGCAAGCGGTCTCATCAAAATTGGAATATTTATTCTGATTGCGCCGATGATGGGATTCATCCTGGGTTTTATTGTTATGTCTCTCGTGAATCTCCTCTTCTATCATTCCTCCCCCTCCCGAGTGGATCGTCACTTTCGCCGGCTTCAACTCGTTTCCGCAGGACTGTACAGTTTGGGTCATGGGGGAAATGATGCCCAGAAGACGATGGGGGTGATTGCCATTCTGCTTTTCTCCACGGGCTACTTGGGGGACAAGTTCTATGTTCCCATCTGGGTTATTGTTGTCTGCCACGCAGCTATTGCGTTGGGGACGATGTTTGGCGGATGGAGGATCGTCAAGACGATGGGGATGAAGGTGACGAAACTCCAGCCGGTCGGTGGCTTTGCAGCAGAAACAGCAGCCGCGGCAACACTTTTTTTGGCGACATTCGGTGGAATTCCCGTGAGTACGACCCACACCATTACGGGGGCGATTATGGGGGTTGGGTCAACCAAACGTCTGACAGCCGTTCGATGGGGAGTCGTTGATTCGATCTTTCTTGCGTGGATTTTTACAATACCGGCCTCTGCTGTTGTGGGGGCTCTCGTATACGGACTAACCCGGTTATTTTATTGA
- a CDS encoding DUF47 domain-containing protein: MGLFPKNVQFFDLFEKAAVNMVQAAHLLEGLVQDFNQVEVKLKKIEDVEHCGDQITHDTIETLNKTFITPFDREDIHQLASELDDIVDLIFGAANKMILYKIGQPTEGMKKITGLLVRSVEEANKAIIRLREHKSPEMILAQCIEVNRIENEADEASRAAIALLFEREKDPIRLIKEKEILETLETATDRCEDLANVLEGIVLKNA; the protein is encoded by the coding sequence ATGGGGCTCTTCCCGAAAAACGTCCAGTTTTTTGACCTCTTCGAAAAAGCGGCCGTTAATATGGTTCAGGCAGCCCACCTTTTGGAAGGTCTTGTTCAAGACTTTAACCAGGTGGAGGTAAAGCTTAAAAAAATCGAAGATGTCGAGCATTGTGGGGATCAGATAACCCATGATACCATCGAGACACTCAACAAAACATTTATTACCCCGTTTGATCGGGAAGATATTCATCAACTTGCCTCGGAACTTGATGATATCGTTGACCTCATTTTTGGGGCCGCCAACAAAATGATCCTCTATAAGATTGGTCAGCCAACAGAAGGGATGAAAAAAATTACCGGACTTCTTGTGAGGTCTGTTGAAGAGGCCAATAAAGCGATTATTCGATTAAGAGAACACAAGAGCCCGGAGATGATTTTGGCCCAATGCATCGAGGTGAACCGGATTGAGAATGAAGCGGATGAGGCCTCGCGGGCTGCCATTGCGCTTCTTTTTGAGCGTGAAAAGGATCCGATTCGGTTGATTAAAGAGAAGGAGATTTTAGAAACCCTTGAGACAGCAACGGATCGCTGTGAGGATTTAGCCAATGTTCTGGAAGGGATTGTCTTGAAGAATGCCTGA
- a CDS encoding DUF4215 domain-containing protein — protein MKRLFNIRGIVLAALVHGLFFPAILAAQTYNWSTATLDSAIGAGTYSSLALSDNAPAIAYVGESRRLKFISQRGGGWSTPINLTAVYDRLEDVSLLSTAAGNLCVTLYGGHISTSCVGSCPPVMGVATLLQRSGSWPALTTVIDGSKTESAGSSAALALSSSGVPHVIYRHDDNDFRLYNSRYNTSTSSWVTPAEVIAQTMLPQLSLLIDSAANLHAFYTRVVSSKPQLFYHLAPFNGLAYDWSGPTTTLFNHEAMVTTTTSPNFYKDALLSSGGVVHIAFYQPNGGELRFATIGSTGTTLIDGENSDAGLYTSLTECPNGSLHISYYDATVRSLKHASRERTESTWRVETIEDPMTANPASSDVGQYTSIACDSNNTLHISYYDAGRQVLKYAKGARPAAVTTGCGNASCDAGESCSTCSADCGACPPEAICGDGTCNGEENCSTCERDCSACPPVRQCGNGITEPDEQCDDSNTSDGDGCDSRCQNEATVNETQTPLGTPVQISNAPGSQDEVASSNPAIVDQGGLTGWRAAGSGCSLIR, from the coding sequence ATGAAGCGGCTCTTTAACATTCGAGGGATCGTTTTGGCTGCCCTTGTTCACGGGCTGTTTTTTCCCGCAATTCTTGCGGCACAGACCTACAATTGGAGTACCGCGACGCTTGATTCAGCCATAGGAGCTGGCACCTATTCCTCCTTGGCCCTTTCCGATAATGCACCGGCGATTGCTTACGTTGGGGAATCGAGGCGACTCAAGTTTATCAGTCAGAGGGGAGGGGGTTGGTCAACGCCAATCAATCTGACGGCCGTTTACGATCGTCTTGAGGATGTCAGCCTTCTCTCGACTGCAGCAGGGAATCTCTGCGTTACCCTCTATGGGGGACATATTTCAACCAGTTGTGTCGGCAGTTGCCCACCCGTTATGGGCGTTGCCACACTTCTGCAGAGGTCCGGTTCCTGGCCGGCCCTTACGACCGTGATTGACGGGTCAAAGACGGAATCGGCCGGAAGTAGTGCCGCCCTGGCCCTCTCATCGAGCGGGGTTCCCCACGTGATTTATCGTCACGATGATAACGATTTCCGGCTCTATAATTCCCGTTACAATACCTCGACGTCAAGTTGGGTGACCCCCGCTGAGGTCATTGCGCAAACCATGCTTCCTCAACTCTCACTCCTGATTGATAGTGCTGCTAATCTTCATGCCTTTTACACGAGGGTTGTCAGTTCGAAACCGCAACTGTTTTATCACCTGGCTCCATTTAATGGACTGGCTTATGATTGGTCCGGTCCAACGACCACACTCTTCAATCATGAGGCGATGGTGACAACCACCACGAGCCCCAACTTCTACAAGGACGCACTCCTCTCTTCGGGAGGGGTCGTGCATATCGCCTTCTACCAGCCGAATGGGGGTGAGCTCCGTTTTGCGACGATTGGATCAACCGGCACCACCTTGATCGACGGAGAGAACTCCGATGCCGGTCTTTACACCTCTTTGACGGAGTGTCCCAACGGCTCATTGCACATCAGCTACTATGATGCAACCGTCAGGTCTTTGAAGCATGCGAGCCGTGAGCGAACCGAATCAACCTGGCGCGTTGAGACGATTGAAGATCCAATGACCGCAAACCCTGCCTCCTCAGATGTTGGGCAGTATACATCGATCGCTTGTGACTCTAATAATACTCTCCACATCAGCTATTACGATGCGGGGCGGCAGGTTCTCAAATATGCCAAGGGAGCAAGACCGGCGGCGGTTACCACCGGATGTGGTAATGCTTCCTGTGACGCGGGTGAGAGTTGCAGCACCTGTTCCGCTGATTGCGGCGCTTGCCCTCCCGAAGCTATCTGTGGGGATGGGACCTGCAATGGTGAGGAGAACTGTTCTACCTGCGAACGGGATTGCAGCGCCTGCCCGCCGGTCAGGCAATGTGGCAATGGCATTACAGAGCCGGACGAACAGTGTGACGATAGTAACACGAGTGATGGAGATGGTTGTGATTCCCGTTGTCAGAATGAGGCGACGGTTAATGAGACACAGACACCCCTGGGAACACCGGTACAGATTAGCAATGCCCCTGGTTCGCAAGATGAGGTCGCCTCTTCTAACCCTGCGATTGTGGATCAGGGTGGACTGACCGGCTGGCGCGCAGCCGGCAGCGGTTGTTCACTGATTCGATAA
- the ilvD gene encoding dihydroxy-acid dehydratase yields the protein MLLNKHSVRITQDPNQPASQAMLYGIGLTKEDLAKPFVGIASTGYEGNTCNMHLNDLAKLVKQGCQESGLNGLIFHTIGVSDGISMGTTGMNYSLQSREIIADSIETVMAAHWYDANISVVGCDKNMPGSIIAMARLNRPSLMVYGGTIRAGHWQGKTLDIVSSFEGLGQFMSGKIDEEALTCILQNSCPGAGACGGMYTANTMASAIEALGMSLPYSSSYPATSPEKREECLKIGSAIRNLLENDITPKKVMTRKAFHNAMTIVMALGGSTNAVLHLLAMARAVGVRLTIDDFQTVSDKTPFLADFKPSGKYVMEDLHQVGGMPAVLKLLLQEGFLYGDCLTVTGRSLAENLERLPGLTAGQKIIFPLSNPIKKTGHIQILYGNISPEGAVAKITGKEGEQFTGRAKVFDSEEAAIKALERKKIKKGDVIVIRYEGPKGGPGMSEMLKVTAAVMGAGLGKDVALITDGRFSGGTHGFVVGHITPEAQEGGVLAVIRNGDEITIDARKRRLTLNIPHKAIRARLKKWRPPRLKATRGTLHKYIQNVKPASLGAYTD from the coding sequence ATGTTACTCAATAAGCATAGTGTACGGATCACCCAAGACCCAAATCAGCCGGCTTCGCAAGCGATGCTCTATGGGATTGGGCTGACTAAAGAAGATCTGGCCAAACCATTCGTTGGGATCGCCTCGACCGGTTATGAAGGAAATACCTGTAATATGCACCTCAATGACTTAGCCAAGTTGGTGAAGCAGGGGTGCCAAGAATCGGGGTTGAATGGGCTGATCTTTCACACCATCGGGGTAAGCGACGGGATCTCGATGGGAACCACCGGCATGAATTATTCCCTTCAGTCCCGCGAGATTATTGCCGACTCGATTGAAACGGTCATGGCGGCCCATTGGTACGATGCCAATATCTCCGTTGTCGGTTGTGACAAGAACATGCCTGGTTCAATCATCGCGATGGCTCGTCTTAACCGTCCCAGCCTCATGGTGTATGGCGGGACGATCCGCGCGGGTCATTGGCAGGGAAAGACGCTGGACATTGTCTCTTCATTTGAAGGGCTCGGACAATTCATGTCGGGCAAGATTGATGAAGAGGCGTTGACCTGCATTCTGCAAAATTCTTGTCCGGGGGCCGGTGCCTGTGGCGGGATGTACACCGCCAACACGATGGCCTCTGCGATCGAGGCACTCGGAATGAGTCTTCCCTACAGCTCTTCTTATCCCGCAACAAGCCCGGAAAAAAGGGAGGAGTGTTTGAAGATCGGTTCTGCGATCAGGAATCTTTTAGAGAATGATATAACCCCCAAAAAGGTCATGACGCGAAAGGCGTTCCACAACGCGATGACGATTGTGATGGCACTCGGAGGATCGACAAACGCGGTGTTACATCTTTTGGCCATGGCTCGTGCCGTTGGTGTAAGGCTCACGATCGATGATTTTCAGACGGTAAGCGACAAGACGCCATTTCTTGCTGATTTCAAACCGAGCGGAAAATATGTGATGGAGGATTTGCACCAGGTGGGGGGGATGCCGGCGGTCTTGAAGCTTCTCCTCCAGGAGGGATTTCTTTATGGTGATTGTTTGACAGTGACCGGCAGGAGTCTTGCCGAAAACCTGGAGAGGCTTCCGGGTCTGACGGCAGGGCAAAAAATCATTTTCCCCCTTTCAAATCCGATCAAGAAGACCGGTCACATCCAAATTCTCTACGGAAATATCTCGCCCGAAGGGGCGGTGGCGAAGATCACCGGTAAGGAAGGGGAGCAATTCACGGGCAGGGCCAAGGTTTTTGACAGTGAAGAGGCGGCGATCAAGGCGCTTGAAAGAAAAAAAATCAAAAAGGGAGACGTGATTGTGATTCGGTATGAAGGGCCCAAGGGGGGGCCCGGTATGAGCGAGATGCTCAAGGTAACCGCTGCGGTGATGGGGGCTGGGCTTGGCAAGGATGTCGCCTTGATCACTGATGGTCGCTTCTCCGGTGGAACCCATGGATTTGTCGTCGGCCATATCACGCCGGAGGCCCAGGAAGGTGGGGTTCTGGCCGTCATACGGAATGGTGATGAGATTACGATTGATGCACGGAAGCGAAGGCTGACACTGAATATCCCTCATAAGGCGATCCGGGCTCGTCTCAAGAAGTGGAGACCTCCTCGGCTCAAGGCAACGCGTGGCACCCTGCACAAGTATATCCAAAACGTGAAACCGGCATCACTCGGGGCATATACCGATTAA
- a CDS encoding type II toxin-antitoxin system RelE/ParE family toxin — protein sequence MKIIWTKLAVQDLQQVRDYIETDRVDAADTVIEKIAKAVENLDSYQNLGRPGRVKGTRELVVVGTPFLVPYRIKKGRIEILAVIHGARRWPESL from the coding sequence ATGAAAATAATTTGGACCAAACTTGCGGTGCAAGACCTGCAGCAGGTGCGGGATTACATTGAAACGGATCGCGTTGATGCAGCGGATACTGTGATCGAAAAAATCGCAAAAGCCGTGGAAAATTTAGATTCTTATCAAAACTTGGGGCGTCCCGGACGTGTCAAGGGGACTCGTGAATTGGTGGTTGTCGGGACGCCTTTTTTAGTTCCTTATCGAATCAAGAAGGGCCGAATCGAGATTCTCGCCGTGATCCACGGTGCCCGCCGCTGGCCGGAAAGTCTGTAA
- a CDS encoding ribbon-helix-helix protein, CopG family, with amino-acid sequence MKQANVSFRVDTGKIESLDAIAEALDRDRTYVINEAISAYLEIYRWQVEHIKEGLKQADRGEFASEQEVARVLKGNSR; translated from the coding sequence ATGAAACAGGCGAATGTCAGTTTTCGTGTGGATACAGGTAAAATCGAGTCATTGGATGCTATTGCCGAGGCGCTTGATCGAGATCGGACTTATGTCATCAATGAAGCAATTTCCGCTTATCTGGAGATTTATCGATGGCAGGTAGAACACATTAAAGAAGGTCTAAAGCAAGCGGATCGAGGAGAATTTGCATCGGAGCAAGAAGTAGCCAGAGTTCTCAAGGGAAACTCCCGTTAA
- the glpK gene encoding glycerol kinase GlpK — translation MKDVILAIDEGTTGVTSVLIDRNLNILAKINNEFLQHYPRPGWVEHKPEEIWDCTLKTIEVAIQQAGINPDRIAGIGITNQRETTVLWERASGRPLCNAIVWQDRRTAPTCEKLRRKGLLPKIRNKTGLVLDPYFSATKIQWILENQGDLKKRIPGICFGTIDSYLVFRLTGGKVHVTDVSNASRTLLMNLKSLQWDPELLKIFSVPAEILPTIVSSSEVYGQTSGLRVLPDGIPVCGMAGDQQAALFGQACFRPGEAKCTYGTGSFLMMNTGRKIVRSRSGMLTTVAWKLKEEVTYAIEGSAFIAGAAVQWLRDGLKIIQRSSEVETLAKQVSDSGGVTFVPAFVGLGAPYWNSEARGLIGGMTRGTTTAHIARALLEGIAFLQYDILQAMQKDLGKRLKVLKVDGGACLNDLLMQFQSDILGIELSRPEMIETTALGAAFLAGLAISFWKDTAEIAAQWKENHRFRPKMPKKEIIIHIQRWHAAVKRA, via the coding sequence ATGAAGGATGTCATTTTAGCAATCGACGAAGGAACGACCGGTGTGACGTCTGTTTTAATCGATCGGAATCTTAATATTCTCGCAAAAATTAATAACGAATTTTTACAACATTACCCAAGACCTGGGTGGGTGGAGCATAAGCCCGAAGAGATCTGGGATTGTACACTCAAAACAATTGAAGTAGCCATTCAACAAGCCGGGATCAATCCGGATCGAATCGCCGGCATTGGCATCACAAATCAGCGCGAAACAACGGTCCTCTGGGAACGGGCCAGTGGAAGGCCGCTCTGTAATGCGATCGTCTGGCAGGACCGACGAACCGCCCCCACCTGTGAAAAGTTGAGAAGAAAAGGGCTGTTGCCCAAGATTCGAAACAAGACAGGACTCGTTCTTGATCCCTATTTTTCGGCAACGAAAATTCAATGGATTCTCGAAAATCAGGGAGACTTAAAAAAAAGAATCCCTGGGATCTGCTTTGGAACCATTGACAGCTATCTGGTCTTCAGGCTGACGGGTGGAAAGGTCCATGTCACCGATGTCTCCAATGCCTCCCGAACCTTGCTGATGAACCTGAAGAGTCTTCAATGGGACCCCGAGCTTTTAAAGATTTTTTCCGTGCCGGCCGAAATCCTCCCAACGATTGTTTCCTCTTCGGAGGTGTATGGGCAGACGTCGGGCCTGAGGGTGTTACCCGACGGGATTCCAGTCTGTGGGATGGCGGGTGACCAACAGGCGGCGCTCTTCGGCCAGGCCTGTTTCAGGCCGGGCGAGGCAAAGTGTACTTATGGGACCGGTTCCTTTTTGATGATGAATACCGGTCGGAAGATTGTTCGTTCGCGCTCCGGCATGCTGACAACCGTCGCCTGGAAGTTAAAGGAAGAGGTGACTTACGCTATTGAAGGGAGCGCCTTCATTGCCGGAGCGGCGGTTCAGTGGCTTCGAGACGGGTTAAAAATCATTCAAAGGTCGTCAGAGGTTGAGACACTCGCCAAACAGGTTTCGGATTCCGGTGGAGTGACTTTTGTTCCTGCCTTTGTAGGGCTGGGAGCTCCCTACTGGAATTCGGAGGCACGTGGTCTCATCGGTGGAATGACTCGTGGAACGACGACGGCCCACATCGCGCGGGCCCTCCTCGAGGGGATTGCGTTTCTCCAATATGACATTCTTCAGGCGATGCAGAAAGACTTGGGAAAGAGACTTAAGGTTTTGAAAGTGGATGGCGGTGCCTGCCTGAATGACCTTTTGATGCAGTTCCAGTCCGATATCCTAGGCATTGAACTTTCAAGGCCGGAGATGATTGAAACGACCGCTCTAGGAGCTGCATTCTTGGCGGGGCTCGCCATCTCTTTTTGGAAAGATACAGCCGAGATTGCTGCCCAATGGAAAGAGAACCACCGGTTCAGACCGAAGATGCCAAAAAAAGAGATCATCATCCATATCCAAAGATGGCACGCTGCCGTCAAGAGAGCCTAG
- a CDS encoding polyprenyl synthetase family protein: MNLEEICLPIKSELVQLESVIQKKLVSTVPFVTNVAEYVVKNGGKRLRPIFSLFSSRLAGSTDQRTIECAAAMEFFHTATLMHDDVVDDANLRRGKPSANSRWGNQVAVLVGDFFYCRASDLIIGTEDLRIIQLITNAMRITTEGEILEISKSSDLATTEEDYLKIVEQKTAILMGVCCEMGGLLGNVSEEFCSALRDFGLNVGIAFQLADDVLDYVSESDKFGKTKGTDLKEGKLTLPLIVALQKAGDAEKRLIKDALIAEKLEERRLKEIISIIQKYDGISFTKRKAQEFVNKAKQSLTIFKPSIDREALIALAGYVIERES; this comes from the coding sequence ATGAATCTCGAAGAGATCTGCCTCCCGATCAAGTCTGAGCTGGTCCAGCTGGAATCGGTTATCCAAAAAAAACTGGTCTCAACGGTCCCTTTTGTAACCAACGTTGCTGAATATGTCGTGAAAAATGGTGGAAAAAGACTCCGTCCGATCTTCTCTCTCTTTTCCTCAAGACTCGCCGGCTCCACCGATCAAAGAACGATCGAATGCGCCGCAGCGATGGAATTTTTTCATACCGCCACCTTGATGCATGATGATGTGGTGGATGATGCCAACCTCCGGCGCGGGAAACCTTCTGCGAATTCTCGGTGGGGAAATCAGGTGGCCGTTCTTGTTGGCGACTTTTTTTATTGCCGCGCCTCCGATCTGATTATCGGCACAGAAGATCTTCGGATCATCCAGCTTATTACCAACGCGATGAGAATCACGACCGAGGGAGAGATTCTTGAAATCTCGAAGTCGAGCGACCTTGCCACAACGGAGGAGGATTATCTGAAAATTGTGGAACAAAAAACTGCCATCCTGATGGGGGTCTGCTGCGAAATGGGAGGCCTGCTTGGGAATGTTTCCGAGGAGTTTTGTTCAGCGCTTAGAGATTTTGGGCTAAACGTTGGCATCGCCTTTCAGTTGGCGGACGATGTCCTGGACTATGTTTCCGAGTCGGACAAGTTCGGCAAGACAAAGGGTACCGATCTCAAGGAGGGGAAGCTGACCCTCCCCCTCATTGTCGCCCTTCAAAAGGCTGGGGATGCCGAAAAGAGATTGATCAAAGACGCCTTGATTGCCGAAAAGTTAGAAGAGCGTCGGCTCAAAGAAATTATTTCAATCATCCAAAAATACGACGGGATCTCCTTTACAAAAAGAAAGGCTCAAGAGTTTGTTAATAAGGCAAAGCAATCCCTGACGATCTTCAAACCATCAATTGATCGTGAGGCGCTTATTGCCTTAGCCGGCTATGTGATTGAGAGGGAGAGTTAG
- a CDS encoding toxin-antitoxin system HicB family antitoxin, with translation MNFSGKFVLRIPPDLHKKLTYLAKKNGVSLNILCMRLIKSGLQKREDFIQAFPSLEPTMECLRSHFKEEIEGLLLFGSQITGKATEGSDVDLVIVLSQNISLNRSLYRWWDETFPDEKIINPHFIHLPSSPLEASSLWLEIASASHLLWERGNKIHLFLKRVQSSIQQNESRRYWSHGTPYWIKSDEESRTGH, from the coding sequence ATGAATTTTTCTGGAAAATTTGTCTTAAGAATACCCCCTGATTTACATAAAAAACTGACCTATTTGGCCAAAAAAAATGGGGTCTCTCTCAATATTCTCTGCATGAGGCTTATCAAGAGTGGACTTCAAAAAAGGGAAGATTTCATTCAGGCATTTCCGTCACTAGAACCAACCATGGAATGCTTAAGAAGCCATTTCAAAGAGGAAATTGAAGGTCTCCTCCTTTTTGGATCACAGATAACAGGAAAGGCAACGGAAGGATCGGATGTTGATCTAGTAATCGTTCTCTCACAAAATATTTCGTTAAACCGCTCTCTTTATCGCTGGTGGGACGAAACATTTCCAGATGAGAAAATAATAAATCCACACTTTATACACCTCCCCTCCTCCCCATTGGAGGCAAGCTCCCTCTGGCTTGAGATCGCGTCGGCCTCGCATCTCCTGTGGGAGAGGGGAAACAAGATCCATTTATTTTTAAAACGGGTTCAATCCTCCATTCAACAAAATGAAAGTCGTCGTTATTGGTCACACGGAACTCCCTATTGGATAAAATCCGATGAAGAATCAAGAACTGGCCATTGA
- a CDS encoding helix-hairpin-helix domain-containing protein, with amino-acid sequence MKRSVLMALLATILTVTPLLAGAKRLEGVLNLNTASVQELTLLPGVGESKAKAIIAYRQAHPFKAAEELTEVKGFGQGMLRKIEKHLAVQGPSTLHEVAP; translated from the coding sequence ATGAAACGATCCGTATTGATGGCCTTGCTGGCCACCATTCTTACCGTCACCCCGCTACTGGCCGGTGCCAAGAGGCTGGAAGGGGTACTCAATCTGAACACCGCGTCGGTCCAGGAGCTGACACTCCTCCCGGGAGTCGGTGAATCCAAGGCAAAGGCGATTATCGCCTACCGTCAGGCCCATCCGTTCAAGGCCGCAGAAGAGCTGACAGAGGTCAAGGGCTTTGGTCAAGGGATGCTCAGGAAGATTGAAAAACACCTTGCCGTGCAAGGTCCATCTACTCTTCACGAAGTCGCACCCTAG